In Streptomyces sp. RFCAC02, the following proteins share a genomic window:
- a CDS encoding AarF/ABC1/UbiB kinase family protein yields MTDLPRKAVTRTAKLAALPLSFAGRATWSLGRRIGGRSAELVGSELQQRTADQLFSVLGQLKGGAMKLGQALSVFESALPESMAGPYRAALTKLQEAAPPMPAASVHAALAERIGPDWRDLFESFDDRPAAAASIGQVHRAVWRDGRDVAVKIQYPGAGEALLSDLTQLGRLARLLGPFVPGMDIKPVVEELRERVAEELDYALEAEAQRAYAEAYRDDPDVVVPAVVWQGDEVLVTEWLTGEPLSRVISDGTQEERDRAGQLLARFLFSGTARTGLLHADTHPGNFRLVPGEDEESPARLGVLDFGAVNRLPGGLPPVIGRTLRMTLDGRADEVYERLAAEGFVKPSVELDPDAVLDWLLPIIEPAAVPEFAFSRAWLREQAARLADPRSPAHQLGRRLNLPPSYLMIHRVTLSTIGVLCQLGARVRMRDELLAGLPGFRVDGAESGGPEEAGDGPVERAGPPAQ; encoded by the coding sequence ATGACTGATCTACCCCGGAAGGCGGTGACCAGGACGGCGAAGCTGGCGGCCCTGCCGCTGAGCTTCGCGGGCCGGGCGACATGGAGCCTGGGCCGGCGCATCGGCGGGCGCTCGGCCGAACTCGTGGGCAGTGAACTGCAGCAGCGCACGGCCGACCAGCTCTTCAGCGTCCTGGGCCAGCTCAAGGGCGGTGCGATGAAGCTCGGCCAGGCCCTCTCGGTGTTCGAGTCGGCCCTGCCCGAGTCGATGGCGGGGCCGTACCGGGCGGCGCTCACCAAGCTCCAGGAAGCCGCGCCGCCCATGCCGGCGGCCTCGGTCCACGCGGCCCTCGCGGAGCGGATCGGCCCCGACTGGCGCGACCTGTTCGAGTCGTTCGACGACCGGCCGGCCGCCGCGGCGTCGATAGGCCAGGTGCACCGGGCGGTGTGGCGGGACGGGCGCGATGTCGCGGTGAAGATCCAGTACCCGGGTGCGGGCGAGGCGCTGCTGTCGGACCTGACCCAGCTCGGCCGCCTCGCCAGGCTGCTCGGCCCGTTCGTCCCCGGCATGGACATCAAGCCCGTCGTCGAGGAGCTGCGGGAGCGTGTCGCCGAGGAGCTGGACTACGCCCTGGAGGCCGAGGCGCAGCGCGCGTACGCGGAGGCGTACCGCGACGACCCGGACGTCGTCGTGCCGGCGGTGGTCTGGCAGGGGGACGAGGTCCTCGTCACCGAGTGGCTGACGGGCGAGCCGCTCTCCCGGGTCATATCCGACGGCACCCAGGAGGAACGCGACCGCGCGGGGCAACTGCTGGCGCGCTTCCTCTTCTCCGGGACCGCCAGGACGGGCCTGCTGCACGCCGACACGCACCCGGGCAACTTCCGGCTCGTGCCCGGGGAGGACGAGGAGTCGCCCGCGCGCCTCGGGGTCCTCGACTTCGGCGCGGTGAACCGCCTGCCGGGCGGGCTGCCGCCCGTCATCGGGCGCACGCTGCGGATGACGCTCGACGGGCGCGCCGACGAGGTGTACGAGCGCCTCGCGGCCGAGGGGTTCGTGAAGCCGTCGGTGGAGCTGGACCCGGACGCCGTGCTCGACTGGCTCCTGCCGATCATCGAGCCGGCGGCCGTGCCCGAGTTCGCCTTCAGCCGGGCGTGGCTGCGCGAGCAGGCGGCCCGCCTGGCCGATCCCCGGTCCCCGGCACACCAGTTGGGCCGCCGGCTGAACCTGCCGCCGTCCTACCTGATGATCCACCGGGTGACGCTCAGCACCATCGGGGTGCTCTGCCAGCTCGGGGCGCGTGTCCGGATGCGCGACGAACTCCTCGCCGGGCTCCCCGGTTTCCGTGTCGACGGCGCGGAGAGCGGCGGACCGGAGGAGGCCGGGGACGGTCCCGTCGAGCGGGCGGGTCCCCCGGCGCAGTGA